In Geotrypetes seraphini chromosome 4, aGeoSer1.1, whole genome shotgun sequence, a single window of DNA contains:
- the LOC117359098 gene encoding uncharacterized protein LOC117359098: MCLGMNERDGDKDCPEGKKMGARTIWKGEERERHSNRANGRCRRKRDSGWKELNENMRKAETKPPEDRASLGQVRSQQPGLQDPPAAQMGQLLHRQLGQRQQPWGSFHSRAFFHIWGSFHSRALFYSRVSFHSRALFHSRPLFHSRPLFHSRGSFHSRALFNSWPLFNSRPLFNNRALFSNLGPFSLVGSFSLWDNTCTPCSTRSPLPRAAPPCGGGNPSCCHSSPTAHVSWGPSRDSSPLGEPRWRI, from the exons ATGTGCCTGGGCATGAATGAGAGGGATGGCGATAAAGACTGtccagaagggaagaagatgggtgccagaacaatttggaagggggaagaaagggagaggcacagtaacagagcaaatggaagatgcagaaggaagagagacagtggttggaaggaattgaatgagaacatgaggaaagcagaaacaaag CCACCAGAAGACAGGGCCAGCCTGGGCCAGGTGAGGAGCCAGCAGCCGGGCCTTCAGGATCCCCCAGCAGCACAGATGGGGCAGCTACTCCACCGCCAGCTGGGGCAACGCCAGCAGCCGTGGGGCAGCTTCCACAGCCGGGCCTTCTTCCACATCTGGGGCAGCTTCCACAGCCGGGCTCTCTTCTACAGCCGGGTCAGCTTCCACAGTCGGGCTCTCTTCCACAGCCGGCCCCTGTTCCACAGCCGACCCCTCTTCCATAGCCGGGGCAGCTTCCACAGCCGGGCCCTCTTCAACAGCTGGCCCCTTTTCAACAGCCGTCCCCTTTTCAACAACcgggccctcttcagcaacttgggCCCCTTCAGCCTGGTGGGCTCCTTCAGCCTCTGGGACAACACGTGCACTCCTTGCTCCACCCGTTCCCCCTTGCCAAGAGCAGCACCCCCATGTGGAGGGGGAAACCCATCCTGCTGCCACTCCTCCCCTACAGCACATGTCTCCTGGGGTCCGTCAAGGGACAGCTCCCCCTTGGGGGAGCCTAGGTGGagaatctga